A stretch of the Myxococcus guangdongensis genome encodes the following:
- a CDS encoding carboxypeptidase regulatory-like domain-containing protein: protein MRQRFHRPFIIAALLALGAVLLLWLRVPHQGEAAPAHEPAPPRPLNGETKRSAPGGSAPATPRDTPVTPDEGSFLVRVTGPQGPLAGAKVRAFRRPPDERREPTWRLTNEGTTGPDGTVQLPARPGDYLVTARAPGHAPARREATRPEDLTQTVVELTLTEGVTLRGRTVEESGGEPVPLAEVTLHPYPGTAFSWAQPVELTEEAATATSDGRGQFELSGLAPGRYRLTAQAPGFSRRELLFLHVPQQGELVVGLWGAGTMEGYVVDAKGQPVPGARVRATGGLTPLETTSSEGGGFALEVGMGNWVLTAQRGDAVGRAPGTLFVGPGQTLRGITVTLGAEGGLTGEVRSTDVAFPVRSAELVVHPADSQGELARTTLGGGGIYRLGLPPGSYDVVVQSPGFSRGMKTNVEVGAGIFTQLDFELEPASASLQGIVQDARGTPVEGAEVRLEAGRRSGVAARTTHSDARGGFAFRELVPGQVRVRARREGVQGWTEKLETLLPKRSIWTTLVLADTGMVQGRVTQASGKPPTEPALVRAVARASTGGGVANISYAETDAQGVYSMELPAGVYQLTAVLPRARFIYFQDDDPSVTVHAGSAVQQDLVLLEERGISGTVREPSGAPSPFAIVAAVQGGDMPFILRVQANEEGTFEVPTRPQGAPPLAELAAYNAGRTVRLPSVSEGQGLVELRLKPAARLRGKLVAREGAPPEAFTLTLTETNGEELPWEAEAPSTRHFTGDTFELPDAPGQPLKVHVRTRDGRTGFAQVALTPGGSSEVEVELVGTGAAGITGRAVWARNGGPAAGVAVFLDQPVSAKPDTHTGPDGRFQLPEVRPGPHTVRLMPFEGRVETRAVKVKPGETTDVGDVTVSPRRAQPGTVGAGFSEARGSVEVAWLTPDGPAARAGVVVGDRLVSVDGLVVRDRAEAEARTRGTPGSPVRLQVRREGQEREVFATRAE, encoded by the coding sequence ATGCGACAGCGTTTCCACCGTCCCTTCATCATCGCCGCCCTCCTGGCCCTCGGAGCCGTGCTCCTGCTCTGGCTTCGAGTCCCGCACCAGGGCGAGGCCGCCCCCGCGCATGAGCCCGCTCCGCCTCGCCCTCTCAACGGCGAGACGAAGCGGTCCGCCCCTGGAGGCTCCGCGCCGGCCACGCCGCGTGACACGCCGGTGACGCCCGACGAGGGTTCCTTCCTCGTGCGAGTCACCGGGCCCCAGGGGCCCCTGGCGGGCGCGAAGGTGCGCGCCTTCCGCCGCCCCCCGGATGAGCGTCGCGAGCCCACGTGGCGGCTCACCAACGAGGGGACCACGGGTCCGGACGGCACCGTCCAGCTCCCCGCGCGCCCAGGTGACTATCTCGTCACGGCGCGAGCCCCGGGCCACGCCCCTGCGCGCCGCGAGGCCACCCGACCGGAGGACCTGACCCAGACGGTGGTCGAGCTGACGCTGACCGAGGGCGTGACGTTGCGAGGCCGCACGGTGGAGGAGAGCGGCGGCGAGCCCGTGCCCCTGGCCGAGGTGACGCTCCATCCCTACCCAGGCACGGCCTTCTCCTGGGCCCAGCCCGTGGAGCTCACGGAGGAGGCGGCGACGGCGACGAGCGACGGCCGTGGCCAGTTCGAGCTGTCCGGCCTCGCGCCCGGCCGCTACCGGCTCACCGCCCAGGCGCCCGGCTTCAGCCGCCGCGAGCTGCTCTTCCTCCACGTCCCGCAGCAGGGAGAGCTGGTGGTGGGGTTGTGGGGCGCGGGCACGATGGAGGGCTACGTCGTGGACGCGAAGGGCCAGCCCGTCCCCGGCGCGCGGGTGCGAGCCACCGGGGGCCTGACGCCGCTGGAGACGACCTCGAGCGAGGGCGGCGGCTTCGCGTTGGAGGTGGGGATGGGGAACTGGGTGCTGACGGCGCAGCGAGGAGACGCGGTCGGCCGCGCGCCCGGCACGCTGTTCGTGGGCCCCGGACAGACGCTGCGCGGCATCACCGTCACGCTGGGCGCCGAGGGGGGCCTGACGGGCGAGGTGCGCTCCACCGACGTCGCCTTCCCGGTGCGCTCCGCGGAGCTGGTGGTGCACCCCGCGGACAGCCAGGGAGAGCTCGCGCGCACCACGCTCGGCGGTGGCGGCATCTACCGGCTGGGCCTGCCTCCCGGCAGCTACGACGTGGTGGTCCAGTCACCGGGCTTCTCGCGGGGCATGAAGACGAACGTGGAGGTCGGCGCCGGCATCTTCACGCAGCTGGACTTCGAGCTGGAGCCCGCGAGCGCCAGCCTGCAGGGCATCGTCCAGGATGCGCGCGGGACGCCGGTGGAGGGCGCGGAGGTGCGCCTGGAGGCGGGCCGTCGCTCGGGCGTGGCGGCGCGCACCACGCACTCCGACGCGAGGGGTGGGTTCGCGTTCCGCGAGCTGGTCCCCGGCCAGGTGCGCGTGCGCGCGCGGCGCGAGGGCGTCCAGGGATGGACGGAGAAGCTGGAGACGCTGCTGCCGAAGCGCTCTATCTGGACGACGCTGGTGCTGGCGGACACGGGCATGGTGCAGGGCCGCGTGACGCAGGCGTCTGGCAAGCCTCCGACCGAGCCCGCGTTGGTGCGCGCCGTGGCCCGCGCCTCGACGGGGGGTGGCGTGGCGAACATCAGCTACGCGGAGACGGATGCGCAGGGCGTGTACTCGATGGAGCTGCCCGCGGGCGTGTACCAGCTCACCGCGGTGCTGCCTCGCGCCCGCTTCATCTACTTCCAGGACGATGACCCCAGCGTCACGGTCCACGCGGGGAGCGCCGTGCAGCAGGACCTGGTGCTGCTCGAGGAGCGCGGCATCTCCGGCACGGTGCGCGAGCCCTCCGGCGCCCCCAGTCCCTTCGCCATCGTCGCGGCGGTGCAGGGCGGTGACATGCCCTTCATCCTGCGCGTGCAGGCGAACGAGGAGGGCACGTTCGAGGTGCCCACGCGCCCCCAGGGCGCCCCGCCGCTCGCGGAGCTGGCGGCATACAACGCGGGACGAACGGTGCGGCTCCCCTCGGTGAGCGAGGGCCAGGGTCTGGTCGAGCTGCGACTGAAGCCGGCGGCGCGCCTGCGCGGGAAGCTCGTCGCGAGAGAGGGGGCTCCACCGGAGGCCTTCACGTTGACGCTGACGGAGACGAACGGCGAGGAGCTGCCCTGGGAGGCCGAGGCGCCGTCGACGCGGCACTTCACGGGTGACACGTTCGAGTTGCCCGATGCGCCGGGGCAGCCGCTGAAGGTGCACGTGCGGACGAGAGATGGACGCACGGGCTTCGCGCAGGTGGCGCTGACGCCGGGAGGTTCGAGCGAGGTGGAGGTGGAGCTCGTGGGGACGGGCGCCGCGGGAATCACGGGGCGCGCGGTGTGGGCGCGCAATGGAGGCCCCGCCGCGGGCGTGGCGGTGTTCCTGGACCAGCCCGTGTCCGCGAAGCCCGACACGCACACCGGACCGGATGGGCGCTTCCAGCTCCCGGAGGTTCGCCCTGGGCCACACACCGTGCGCTTGATGCCGTTCGAGGGCCGCGTGGAGACGCGCGCGGTGAAGGTGAAGCCGGGCGAGACGACGGACGTGGGCGACGTGACGGTGTCCCCACGCCGCGCGCAGCCGGGCACGGTGGGCGCGGGCTTCAGCGAGGCGCGTGGCTCGGTGGAGGTGGCGTGGCTGACGCCGGACGGGCCCGCCGCGCGCGCGGGCGTCGTGGTGGGTGACAGGCTGGTCTCCGTGGATGGCCTCGTGGTGAGGGACCGCGCGGAGGCGGAGGCCAGGACACGGGGCACGCCGGGCTCACCCGTGCGGCTCCAGGTGCGACGCGAGGGCCAGGAGCGCGAGGTGTTCGCCACGCGCGCCGAGTGA
- a CDS encoding transcriptional regulator — translation MARGSKAKYTAKQKRMAEHIEKGYEDKGTSEETAEARAWATVNKLTGGGMKGGSGSKAKAARRRPKARANARKAGRKGGRRTAAKSATSSRGSSTRKPTRATRSGSKSTARRTAAKRATARRSSTSKRARGGTARKTTGRRGTTTRRTSRGGRSRK, via the coding sequence ATGGCACGAGGAAGCAAGGCGAAGTACACGGCGAAACAGAAGCGGATGGCCGAGCACATCGAGAAGGGCTACGAGGACAAGGGCACTTCGGAGGAGACCGCGGAGGCTCGGGCCTGGGCCACGGTGAACAAGCTCACCGGCGGCGGCATGAAGGGTGGCTCCGGCAGCAAGGCGAAGGCGGCGCGCCGTCGTCCCAAGGCCCGCGCCAACGCGCGCAAGGCTGGACGCAAGGGAGGCCGCCGGACGGCCGCCAAGAGCGCCACGTCGAGCCGCGGCTCCAGCACGCGCAAGCCCACCCGCGCCACGCGCTCCGGCAGCAAGTCCACCGCGCGTCGCACGGCCGCCAAGCGCGCCACGGCGCGTCGCTCGTCCACGAGCAAGCGCGCTCGCGGGGGCACGGCACGCAAGACCACCGGCCGTCGCGGCACCACCACCCGGAGGACCTCGCGCGGTGGTCGCTCGCGCAAGTAG
- a CDS encoding ATP-dependent DNA helicase gives MTLPVSPTPSVDSLLGPGGALQVALPAYEHRPEQLQMARAVERAFAERSYLLAEAGTGTGKTLAYLVPALLSGRRVVVSTATKTLQDQIFFKDLPLLREKMGLTFEAAYLKGRNNYLCLHRYEAFSKDPQFATREESRYWPKLKAWAEDTQTGDRGELDLPESFSAWPRLSTTSETCVGTRCPLYETCFVTRMRRRAEDADLLVVNHHLFFADLSLRSSGKRTEGVLPFYEAVIFDEAHALEDAASGHFGVGVSNYRLEELARDAVASLKEEDSRHAMLRALAARLRTGAEAFFAQAPRALGLSGHEASVTLQAEGMAKLTSALSGVREGLGALSAFTAGEREPELAAITRRADELEEQLTFLEKAESTDHVYWAEQRGKGLFLRASPIDVAKELRERMYGALDTVVYTSATLAAESRFDFFARRMGLYGEDGQTVTRVRTLAVPSPFDYPRQAALYLPTHLPDPSAPGFIEAAAEEIVRLCEVTGGRAFVLFTSLRNMVRAYELTAGRLPYQALLQGERPKAQLLEAFRDTPSVLFAAHSFWEGVDVPGEALSLVIIDRLPFASPGDPLVAARIKQLQSRGEEPFEQYQLPQAALALRQGFGRLIRTQSDKGIVTMLDRRIRTKAYGQVFLDSLPDARRVDDLVELSRWFNGPVRPLRILRPVD, from the coding sequence ATGACGCTCCCCGTCTCTCCCACTCCGTCCGTCGATAGCCTGCTGGGTCCAGGGGGCGCGCTCCAGGTGGCGCTGCCGGCGTACGAGCACCGCCCGGAGCAGCTCCAGATGGCGCGTGCCGTGGAGCGGGCCTTCGCCGAGCGCAGCTACCTGTTGGCGGAGGCCGGCACGGGCACGGGCAAGACGCTCGCCTACCTGGTGCCCGCGCTCTTGTCGGGCCGGCGCGTCGTCGTGTCCACGGCGACCAAGACGCTGCAGGACCAGATCTTCTTCAAGGACCTGCCGCTGCTGCGCGAGAAGATGGGCCTCACCTTCGAGGCGGCCTACCTCAAGGGGCGCAACAACTACCTCTGCCTGCACCGCTACGAGGCGTTCTCCAAGGACCCGCAGTTCGCCACGCGCGAGGAGTCGCGCTACTGGCCCAAGCTGAAGGCCTGGGCGGAGGACACGCAGACGGGCGACCGCGGCGAGTTGGATCTGCCCGAGTCCTTCAGCGCCTGGCCCCGGCTGTCCACCACGTCCGAGACGTGCGTGGGCACGCGCTGCCCGCTGTACGAGACGTGCTTCGTCACGCGCATGCGGCGGCGCGCGGAGGACGCGGACCTGCTGGTGGTCAACCATCACCTGTTCTTCGCGGACCTGTCCTTGCGCAGCTCCGGCAAGCGCACGGAGGGCGTGCTGCCCTTCTACGAGGCGGTCATCTTCGACGAGGCCCACGCGCTCGAGGACGCGGCGAGCGGGCACTTCGGCGTGGGGGTCTCCAACTACCGGCTGGAGGAGCTGGCGCGCGACGCGGTGGCGTCGTTGAAGGAGGAGGACTCCCGGCACGCGATGCTGCGCGCGCTGGCGGCCCGGCTGCGCACCGGCGCGGAGGCCTTCTTCGCGCAGGCGCCTCGCGCGCTGGGGCTGTCCGGCCACGAGGCCTCGGTGACGCTCCAGGCGGAGGGCATGGCGAAGCTCACCAGCGCGCTGAGCGGCGTGCGCGAGGGGCTGGGAGCGCTGTCCGCCTTCACCGCGGGCGAGCGCGAGCCGGAGCTGGCGGCAATCACGCGCCGCGCGGATGAGCTCGAGGAGCAGCTCACCTTCCTGGAGAAGGCGGAGTCGACGGACCACGTGTACTGGGCGGAGCAGCGCGGCAAGGGCCTGTTCCTGCGCGCCAGTCCCATCGACGTGGCGAAGGAGCTGCGCGAGCGGATGTACGGCGCGCTCGACACCGTGGTGTACACGTCCGCGACGCTGGCGGCGGAGAGCCGCTTCGACTTCTTCGCCCGGCGCATGGGGCTGTACGGCGAGGACGGCCAGACGGTGACGCGCGTGCGGACGCTGGCGGTGCCCAGCCCCTTCGACTATCCGCGCCAGGCCGCGCTGTACCTGCCCACGCACCTGCCGGACCCCAGCGCCCCGGGCTTCATCGAGGCGGCGGCGGAGGAAATCGTCCGGCTGTGTGAAGTGACGGGCGGGCGCGCCTTCGTGCTCTTCACGTCGCTGCGCAACATGGTGCGCGCGTACGAGCTGACGGCGGGGCGGCTGCCCTACCAGGCGCTGCTGCAGGGCGAGCGTCCCAAGGCGCAGCTGCTCGAGGCGTTCCGCGACACGCCCAGCGTGCTCTTCGCGGCGCACAGCTTCTGGGAGGGCGTGGACGTGCCCGGGGAGGCGCTGAGCCTGGTCATCATCGACCGGCTCCCGTTCGCGTCGCCCGGAGACCCGCTGGTGGCGGCGCGAATCAAGCAACTGCAGTCCCGGGGCGAGGAGCCCTTCGAGCAGTACCAGCTGCCCCAGGCGGCGCTGGCCTTGCGCCAGGGCTTCGGCCGGCTGATTCGCACGCAGTCCGACAAGGGCATCGTGACGATGCTGGACCGGCGCATCCGCACCAAGGCGTACGGACAGGTGTTCCTGGACAGCCTCCCGGACGCGCGTCGGGTGGATGATTTGGTGGAGCTGAGCCGCTGGTTCAACGGCCCGGTGCGCCCCCTGCGCATCCTGCGTCCGGTGGACTGA
- a CDS encoding site-2 protease family protein, translating to MDSVPVARPAPRYWLHLLLLLLTVATTFTSYLLYFHFQRPYSPDEVSTEAATRALSFSLSLLAILGSHEMGHYVLARLHRVDTSLPYFIPLPVLGVGTLGAVIRIRDRIPHRNALVDIGAAGPLAGLVVALPILYWGLSHSAVVDAPQVASQFPGESSLWVYGKELFTWVMAKVTHAPPAPEEAFHGVQTLFGDSLLMQGLTWLALGPLPEGKDVLVHPVVIAGWFGLLVTLLNLMPMGQLDGGHLAFAVLGRHAHWVGRLMAAVLLFLTLFVTASWGLWLLVTSKVVGFGHPDVVYPQAPLSPTRKLICALCLLALIGCAMPVPLRQVVS from the coding sequence ATGGACTCCGTCCCCGTCGCACGTCCCGCGCCCAGGTACTGGCTGCATCTCTTGTTGCTGCTGTTGACGGTGGCGACGACCTTCACGTCCTACCTGCTGTACTTCCACTTCCAGCGGCCGTACTCGCCCGACGAAGTCTCCACCGAGGCCGCCACGCGCGCGCTGTCGTTCAGCCTTTCCCTGCTCGCGATTCTCGGTTCTCACGAGATGGGTCACTACGTGCTGGCGCGCCTGCACCGGGTGGACACGTCGCTGCCGTACTTCATCCCGTTGCCGGTGTTGGGCGTGGGCACGCTGGGCGCGGTCATCCGCATCCGCGACCGCATCCCGCACCGCAACGCGCTGGTGGACATCGGCGCGGCGGGACCGCTGGCGGGGCTCGTCGTGGCGCTGCCCATCCTGTACTGGGGGCTGTCGCACTCGGCCGTGGTGGACGCGCCGCAAGTCGCCTCGCAGTTCCCCGGCGAGTCCTCGCTGTGGGTGTACGGCAAGGAGCTCTTCACGTGGGTGATGGCGAAGGTGACCCACGCGCCGCCCGCGCCGGAGGAAGCCTTCCATGGCGTGCAGACCCTGTTTGGTGACAGCCTGTTGATGCAGGGGCTGACGTGGTTGGCGTTGGGCCCCTTGCCGGAGGGGAAGGACGTGCTGGTGCACCCGGTGGTCATCGCGGGCTGGTTCGGTCTGCTCGTCACGCTGCTCAACCTGATGCCCATGGGGCAGCTGGATGGTGGGCACCTGGCGTTCGCGGTGCTGGGGCGCCACGCGCATTGGGTGGGGCGGCTGATGGCCGCCGTGCTGCTGTTCCTCACGCTCTTCGTCACCGCGTCCTGGGGGCTGTGGCTCCTGGTGACGAGCAAGGTGGTGGGCTTCGGGCACCCGGACGTCGTGTACCCGCAGGCGCCGCTCAGTCCCACGCGCAAGCTCATCTGCGCGCTGTGCCTGTTGGCCCTCATCGGTTGCGCGATGCCCGTGCCCCTGCGTCAGGTGGTGTCATGA
- a CDS encoding lipid kinase, translating to MVVNTQSRSGREAYALARSTLASRGVVLAESHALSKSGRLRRVLEQLLERGTRRILVGGGDGTLSGAVGHLLGRDVTLGVLPLGTGNDFARSLGIPADVEAACDVIARGYAARVDVGLANGRPFLNAASLGLATAIAKRLTKRLKQRAGVLAYPVAAAAEVMDLKPFRIRLKADEQEVEMDVLQLVVGNGRYHGAGIMVAPDARLDDRRLHVYAIEAPSATSGRDGTGLGQLQDLATLARVALSLRSGEHVDNPAVTSLRAARLYVEATPAQEVNADGELIGMTPMRFEVAPAALRVYAPAPS from the coding sequence TTGGTGGTGAACACGCAGTCCCGCTCGGGCCGGGAAGCCTATGCGCTCGCCAGGAGCACCCTCGCCTCTCGCGGCGTGGTGCTGGCGGAGAGCCACGCGCTGTCGAAAAGCGGACGACTGCGCCGCGTGCTGGAACAGCTCCTCGAACGGGGGACACGCCGCATCCTCGTCGGCGGTGGAGATGGGACGCTGAGCGGCGCGGTGGGCCACCTGCTGGGTCGTGACGTGACGCTCGGCGTGCTCCCCCTGGGCACGGGCAACGACTTCGCGCGCTCGCTGGGCATCCCCGCCGACGTGGAGGCCGCGTGCGACGTCATCGCCCGGGGCTACGCGGCGCGCGTGGACGTGGGCCTCGCCAACGGCCGCCCCTTCCTCAACGCGGCGAGCCTGGGGCTCGCCACCGCCATCGCCAAGCGCCTGACGAAGCGCCTCAAGCAGCGCGCCGGGGTGCTCGCCTATCCGGTGGCCGCCGCCGCGGAGGTGATGGACCTCAAGCCCTTCCGCATCCGGCTCAAGGCCGATGAGCAGGAAGTGGAGATGGACGTGCTGCAGCTCGTGGTGGGCAACGGCCGCTACCACGGCGCGGGCATCATGGTGGCGCCGGACGCGCGACTGGATGACCGACGACTGCACGTCTACGCCATCGAGGCCCCGTCGGCGACCTCGGGCCGCGACGGCACGGGCCTGGGCCAGCTCCAGGACCTGGCCACCCTGGCGCGCGTGGCCCTGTCGCTCCGCAGTGGAGAACATGTGGACAACCCCGCCGTCACCTCGCTGCGCGCCGCGCGCCTCTATGTCGAGGCCACGCCCGCCCAGGAGGTCAACGCGGACGGAGAGCTCATCGGGATGACGCCCATGCGCTTCGAGGTGGCCCCCGCGGCGCTGCGCGTCTACGCCCCCGCGCCCTCCTGA
- a CDS encoding HAD family hydrolase produces the protein MVENVIFDVDGTLVDSVDEHAEAWRRSFLHFGRDVPFAHVRSQIGKGADQLIPVFFNDEELERFGKEIEDYRSKLFLEEFLPKVRPFPRVRELFQRLRQQGRRLALASSAKDEELKHYVRLCGIEGLYETKTSKDEVDKSKPHPDIFQSALARLGRPDVSTAVVVGDTPYDALAAGKLGLPTVGVLAGGFLAEDLRAAGCRTLVKDAAELLRLAEESSVEWPWNGPGASPAAKDEEPR, from the coding sequence ATGGTGGAGAACGTCATCTTCGACGTGGATGGAACGCTGGTGGACTCGGTGGACGAGCACGCCGAGGCGTGGCGACGCTCGTTCCTGCATTTCGGGCGAGATGTCCCCTTCGCGCACGTGCGCAGCCAGATTGGCAAGGGCGCCGACCAGCTCATCCCCGTGTTCTTCAACGACGAGGAGCTGGAGCGCTTCGGCAAGGAGATCGAGGACTACCGCTCCAAGCTGTTCCTGGAGGAGTTCCTGCCCAAGGTGCGGCCCTTCCCGCGCGTGCGGGAGCTGTTCCAGCGGCTGCGTCAGCAGGGCCGGCGTCTGGCGCTGGCGTCCAGCGCGAAGGACGAGGAGCTCAAGCACTACGTGCGGCTGTGCGGCATCGAGGGCCTGTACGAGACCAAGACCAGCAAGGACGAGGTGGACAAGAGCAAGCCCCACCCGGACATCTTCCAGAGCGCGCTCGCGCGGCTGGGGCGTCCCGACGTGAGCACCGCGGTGGTGGTGGGGGACACGCCCTACGACGCGCTCGCGGCCGGCAAGCTGGGGCTGCCCACGGTGGGTGTGCTGGCTGGAGGCTTCCTGGCGGAGGACCTGCGCGCGGCGGGCTGCCGCACGTTGGTGAAGGACGCGGCGGAGCTGCTGCGGCTCGCCGAGGAGTCCTCGGTGGAGTGGCCGTGGAATGGGCCGGGCGCCTCGCCCGCCGCCAAGGACGAAGAGCCTCGCTGA
- a CDS encoding calcium-binding protein, with translation MNRRTRILAATPCLALFWGLTACGLDSDEAAAPHVREAASYLALAEEEGGLGEDAVVDSDTPRLEALAEEEVEDTRTEPTDTGDVCDFDAHRARVVARYDENRDGVLGRRELRALRADLGEQRDTLRSRLAQWGRRVRPQAFWRVRWVFDEDADGALSSEERAALGDAMEARCQHLRAQRLEQYDANGDGRLDETEQRAVRESRRARWKLLRRERLEAYDVNHDGVLDASERATLRKARVEAAWTRRAEVLTTYDTDADGVLSTEEALPLREALQQRLTEGHDAER, from the coding sequence ATGAACCGACGCACTCGCATCCTCGCCGCCACACCGTGCCTCGCCCTCTTCTGGGGACTCACGGCCTGCGGCCTCGATTCGGACGAAGCCGCCGCGCCCCATGTCCGCGAGGCCGCGTCCTATCTCGCCCTCGCCGAGGAGGAGGGAGGGCTCGGGGAGGACGCGGTGGTGGACTCGGACACGCCACGACTGGAGGCCCTGGCGGAGGAAGAGGTCGAGGACACACGGACCGAGCCCACCGACACCGGTGACGTGTGCGACTTCGATGCGCACCGCGCCCGTGTCGTGGCTCGCTATGACGAGAACAGGGATGGGGTGTTGGGACGACGAGAGCTTCGCGCGCTGCGCGCGGACCTGGGTGAGCAGCGCGACACCCTCCGCTCCCGACTGGCGCAGTGGGGTCGGCGCGTTCGACCGCAGGCCTTCTGGCGCGTGCGCTGGGTCTTCGACGAGGACGCGGATGGCGCGCTGTCCTCCGAGGAGCGCGCCGCGCTGGGGGATGCGATGGAGGCGCGCTGCCAGCACCTGCGTGCGCAGCGGCTGGAGCAGTACGACGCCAACGGTGACGGCCGCCTGGATGAGACCGAACAGCGGGCCGTGCGCGAGTCCCGTCGCGCCCGCTGGAAACTCCTGCGTCGGGAGCGGCTCGAGGCGTACGACGTGAATCACGATGGTGTGCTCGATGCATCGGAGCGCGCGACGCTGCGGAAGGCTCGCGTGGAGGCGGCCTGGACGCGGCGCGCGGAGGTGCTCACCACGTACGACACCGACGCGGACGGAGTGCTGAGCACCGAGGAGGCCCTGCCGTTGCGAGAGGCCCTCCAGCAACGCCTCACCGAGGGCCACGACGCGGAGCGCTGA